GATCGATCGCGTTGGGGTGATCTTTGATGTACTTGATCATTTCCATGGCCAAGACCCGAGCCTCAAAAGCATCGCCGGCGTAATAGCAGCCCTCGATGCGATTGCTGTTGGCATCGCGGTAGCGCACGGTGTAGCGCTTGTGATCGTGCATGGATCCAGTGGATGGATGCTTCCAACCTCACGCATCGAAGGCCCTTTGCCATCATCAGTTCGTGAAGAGATTCTGGTGATTTGAATAAGTTTCTTGGGAGTTAATTGTCCCTTGAACTTGTCTTCTCAAGGGGGCAATCTGATGCGGAATCGCTGACTCTTAATGCAGCGCAATCACGTTTTTTTCAGGAATTCCAGCCCTCTTTCACCCATTGTTTGGCACGACCCAGTGCCAGGGAGCCATTTGGAACATCTTTGGTGATCGTGGATCCTGCTCCGATCGTTACATCGGCGCCGATGGTGACCGGGGCGACCAGCACCGAATTGGCTCCTGTCTTGCTTCGGTCTCCGATCACGGTGCGGTGTTTGTTGACACCGTCGTAATTCGCGGTGATCGTTCCGGCGCCCACATTCACGTCTGTTCCAAGTTCTGCATCACCGATGTAACTCAGGTGGTTCACCTTGGTGCCTGCGGCCAGGGTGCTCTTCTTCACTTCAACAAAGTTGCCGATGCGGCAGCCTTCGCCGATGTCTGCTGCCGGCCTCAGGTTGGCAAAAGGGCCAACCGCTACATCGCGAGCGACTTTGGCACCGCGGACCACCGAATGCAGCACGGTGACATTCTCGGCCAGTTCGGAATCCTCCAGCAGGCTGCCAGGTCCGAGGCGGCAGTTGTCGCCGATGCTGCACACACCACGCAGGTGGGTCTGAGGTTCGATCACAACGTCGCGTCCAAACCGGCATGACTCACTCAGGGTGCAGCTGGCTGGATCCACGAAGGTCACTCCCTGATCCATCCAATGGTCGCGAAGGCGCTGTTGGAGCAGGGTTTCGCACTGCGCTAGCTGACGACGGTTGTTGATTCCGTTCACTTCATCGGCGTCTGCCACCTCGAGATGCATGGCGCGCTCCAGCATGGAGACGGTATCGGTTAGATACAGCTCACCCTGGTCGTTGTCGGTGCTGAGGTTGGGCAGCACGGCCAGGAGCTTGCTCCAGTTGAAGCAGTAGATGCCAGCGTTGGTCAGCGTGTTGCGTCGCTGCTCTTCGCTGCAATCACGGTGCTCAACAATGGCGCTCACGCGACCGTCGTCATCGGCGAAGACACGCCCGTATCCAGTCGGATCGGCCAGACGTGCCGTGAGCAAGGTCACGTCGGCACCGCTGTTGCGGTGGGTCTCCACTAACTGCTCAATCGTTTCGGCTCGAAGCAAGGGAACGTCTCCATTCAGGACCAGCAATTCCCCGGTAAAGCTCTGAAGAGGAGCGATTAATTGCTGAACGGCATGGCCGGTTCCGTTCTGCGGTTGCTGGAGAACAAATTCCAGACCTTCGAGATGATTCAGTTGCTCTTCTACGCGTTCGGCTTGGTGCCCCACGATCAGGATCCGGCGTTCTGGTGCCAGTGTTCTGGCACTGGCCAGAACCCGCTCCACCAGCGTGGCTCCTGCCAGGGGCTGCAGCACCTTTGGCAGAGCACTCTTCATGCGAGTGCCTTTTCCTGCGGCCAGAACGGCAACGGCGAGCATGGTCTGCAGAACGAACCCGGGGGAATCTACCGGGATCAGCCGGTGGCGTCTTGCCGCCAGCGCCTTTGCCAGGCATTGGTTGCCTCCAGCTTGCAGCTGGCCTGTTCAAGGCTCCGGCGCCGCAGGATGGCAGCGCTGTCATCAGCGCTGCTGGGATCACGAAAGGGCACGGCGGCACGGGTGTGGAGGTGTTCTTCCTCCATGGCCAACAGCGCTCTCCAGCCCGGTCCTGCATCAGGAATCGGCGGTCCGGGGCGTACGGCCATTGTGCCGCTGCTCCAGCCTGGTCGTTCACCCGGAGCTGGCAGGAGCGACAGCAGGGTTAAACCGTTTCGTCGCAGGCTGGCTCTCACCGCCGCTGAACGGCTATA
The sequence above is a segment of the Synechococcus sp. PROS-7-1 genome. Coding sequences within it:
- the glmU gene encoding bifunctional UDP-N-acetylglucosamine diphosphorylase/glucosamine-1-phosphate N-acetyltransferase GlmU, whose amino-acid sequence is MLAVAVLAAGKGTRMKSALPKVLQPLAGATLVERVLASARTLAPERRILIVGHQAERVEEQLNHLEGLEFVLQQPQNGTGHAVQQLIAPLQSFTGELLVLNGDVPLLRAETIEQLVETHRNSGADVTLLTARLADPTGYGRVFADDDGRVSAIVEHRDCSEEQRRNTLTNAGIYCFNWSKLLAVLPNLSTDNDQGELYLTDTVSMLERAMHLEVADADEVNGINNRRQLAQCETLLQQRLRDHWMDQGVTFVDPASCTLSESCRFGRDVVIEPQTHLRGVCSIGDNCRLGPGSLLEDSELAENVTVLHSVVRGAKVARDVAVGPFANLRPAADIGEGCRIGNFVEVKKSTLAAGTKVNHLSYIGDAELGTDVNVGAGTITANYDGVNKHRTVIGDRSKTGANSVLVAPVTIGADVTIGAGSTITKDVPNGSLALGRAKQWVKEGWNS